A genome region from Brassica oleracea var. oleracea cultivar TO1000 chromosome C2, BOL, whole genome shotgun sequence includes the following:
- the LOC106322947 gene encoding copper transporter 1 gives MDHDNMHNMPPPSSSMMNNGSMNGGGGDHHKMMLMHMTFFWGKNTEVLFSGWPGTSSGMYALCIIFVFFLAVLTEWLAHSSLLRGTSGDTANAASGLVQTAVYTLRTGLSYLVMLAVMSFNAGVFIAALAGHAIGFMLFGSRTFRNRSGDRETKDLLPASGCAC, from the coding sequence ATGGATCATGATAACATGCATAACATGCCTCCACCATCATCATCCATGATGAACAACGGATCCATGAACGGAGGAGGAGGAGATCATCACAAGATGATGTTGATGCACATGACTTTCTTCTGGGGCAAGAACACGGAGGTTCTCTTCTCCGGTTGGCCAGGAACAAGCTCCGGCATGTATGCTCTCTGTATCATCTTTGTCTTTTTCCTCGCCGTCCTCACCGAATGGCTTGCTCACTCCTCTCTCCTCCGTGGCACCAGCGGAGATACGGCTAATGCCGCCTCCGGACTCGTCCAAACCGCCGTGTACACCCTCCGTACCGGCCTGTCTTATCTAGTCATGCTAGCCGTTATGTCATTCAACGCCGGCGTGTTTATCGCCGCCCTCGCCGGTCATGCCATCGGTTTCATGTTGTTTGGAAGCCGAACTTTCCGGAATCGCTCCGGTGACCGGGAAACGAAAGATCTGCTTCCTGCCTCAGGTTGTGCTTGTTGA